The Burkholderia cepacia genome includes a region encoding these proteins:
- a CDS encoding UDP-N-acetylmuramoyl-L-alanyl-D-glutamate--2,6-diaminopimelate ligase: protein MSAARSSHPAHQQIAAALAWLHQHVAPTAQLHADTRSLKAGDVFFAYAVDGADNRAFIVDAVARGAAAVLYQPEGLAAAPAVPVALAVPALDQLAGEIASGWYGDPSDSLLAVGVTGTNGKTSCTQWIAAALTALHQPCAVIGTLGTGMPGQLVPTGFTTPDAPQLQRSLAQLRDAGAKAVAMEVSSHALHQGRVNGTGFDIAVFTNLTQDHLDYHGTFDAYEAAKAKLFAWRGLRAAVVNRDDAAGSRLLASLSGQVRTIAYGIGDAPAAGADRELSAHDVRATATGTAFHLRSSWGEADVEVGTLGTFNVSNLLAVLGSLLAADLPFDAALAEIARLESVNGRMQRLGGRLQNDEPLVVIDYAHTPDALEKTLDALRPIATARGGRLVCMFGCGGDRDATKRPLMGAIAERLADETVVTSDNPRSEDPQRIIDQIVAGMTAADHARRIEDRASAILQAVRGAAREDVVVLAGKGHEATQEIMGKKRTFSDQDHARLALAARATHGKGGAE from the coding sequence ATGAGCGCCGCTCGCAGTTCCCATCCGGCGCATCAGCAGATCGCAGCCGCGCTTGCGTGGCTGCATCAGCATGTGGCCCCCACGGCGCAACTGCATGCCGACACGCGCAGCCTCAAGGCCGGCGACGTGTTTTTTGCCTATGCGGTCGACGGGGCCGATAACCGCGCTTTCATTGTCGATGCCGTCGCGCGCGGTGCGGCCGCCGTACTGTATCAGCCGGAAGGGCTGGCCGCGGCACCGGCGGTGCCCGTTGCACTGGCCGTGCCGGCGCTCGACCAGCTCGCCGGCGAGATCGCCAGCGGCTGGTACGGCGATCCGAGCGACAGCCTGCTTGCGGTCGGCGTGACCGGCACGAACGGCAAAACTTCGTGCACGCAATGGATCGCCGCCGCGCTGACGGCGCTGCACCAGCCGTGCGCGGTGATCGGCACGCTCGGCACCGGGATGCCCGGCCAGCTCGTGCCGACGGGGTTCACGACGCCCGACGCGCCGCAACTGCAGCGCAGTCTCGCGCAGTTGCGCGACGCGGGCGCGAAGGCCGTGGCGATGGAAGTGTCGTCGCACGCGCTGCACCAGGGGCGCGTGAACGGCACGGGTTTCGACATCGCGGTGTTTACGAACCTCACGCAGGATCACCTCGACTATCACGGCACGTTCGATGCGTACGAGGCCGCGAAGGCGAAGCTGTTCGCGTGGCGCGGCCTGCGCGCGGCAGTCGTCAACCGCGACGACGCGGCCGGCAGCCGTCTGCTCGCGAGCCTGTCCGGCCAAGTGCGCACGATCGCATACGGAATCGGCGATGCGCCGGCGGCGGGCGCGGATCGCGAGCTGAGCGCGCATGACGTGCGCGCCACCGCGACCGGCACGGCGTTCCACCTGCGTTCGTCGTGGGGTGAAGCGGACGTCGAGGTCGGCACGCTCGGCACCTTCAACGTCAGCAACCTGCTCGCGGTGCTCGGCTCGCTGCTCGCGGCCGACCTGCCGTTCGACGCGGCGCTCGCCGAGATCGCGCGGCTCGAGTCCGTCAACGGACGGATGCAGCGGCTCGGCGGCCGGCTGCAGAACGACGAACCGCTCGTCGTGATCGACTACGCACACACGCCCGACGCGCTCGAAAAGACGCTCGACGCGCTGCGCCCGATCGCTACGGCGCGCGGCGGCCGGCTCGTCTGCATGTTCGGCTGCGGCGGCGATCGCGATGCGACGAAGCGCCCGCTGATGGGCGCGATCGCGGAGCGGCTTGCCGATGAAACCGTCGTCACGAGCGACAACCCGCGCAGCGAGGATCCGCAGCGCATCATCGACCAGATCGTCGCGGGCATGACCGCGGCCGACCACGCACGCCGTATCGAGGATCGCGCGAGCGCGATCCTGCAGGCCGTGCGCGGCGCCGCACGCGAGGATGTCGTCGTGCTGGCCGGCAAGGGCCACGAGGCCACGCAGGAAATCATGGGCAAGAAGCGTACGTTCTCCGACCAGGATCACGCGCGGCTCGCGCTGGCAGCGCG